A part of Aspergillus flavus chromosome 1, complete sequence genomic DNA contains:
- a CDS encoding putative muramidase, translating into MVSSLTLITLLLGGWGAEVAADSYALYNADSEVLLDASENCLAAFNANVTCPALTGELFSSPFFEFNRNTTWLDLVCATSCRESLQEHRNNVSTACTSARYYDEFEKTTWQPWYPDDYMIYSHDIACMTRSDGQLCNAYFWETGPPESDCDECMLKIVHRQVNSPFAGDESDRAHFSSATEACQATGYPATVATSLLISTPTPTATGCTGTMYSIKPTDDFYSIPKSQSVGTDQLLRSNGLSYVQDKFPTTGTLCIENKCQTHVLAPNDTCASIAAAADIWQVQLLTWNPNINPFCSNLERFVGNTFCISNPLGNYSLPDSPVVTPMPTPEPVPDNIGPNDNARCGRYYAIVEGEDCAMITVKFNIGLNDFIFLNPDVNANCTNLWLNYSYCVQPVGEISTYPGYLPGPTATRPPFTAGPSTSIPWYDPESTQDADLLVIPLANLTRTDCWDYIWINSTDPDQLGCWDYAWAAGVEPDQFALWNPSIDQNAEDSLEPTYDYHCTLTPSVSYCIGLASPTPAPAQTASAPVPRASGEISDCVWWTYTVQGLSCEDLLSNLGLTIDVFYQMNPSVKEDCTGLAVGTYYCGSTLSMGILADDEDDENPLSNTNISTANPNHHAGGFVTPTPIQEGMVSNCVEFYLVVTDDDCWSIANDHSISQADLYAWNPAVGNDCAGLWPDYYICVGVEGTTTSTPTSTATPTSTEPGSRRTVISGSCSKTGCFAMTWRRAQESSCRNCIS; encoded by the exons ATGGTTTCGTCGCTCACGCTCATTACCCTTTTACTGGGGGGGTGGGGAGCTGAAGTCGCTGCGGACAGCTATGCCCTGTATAACGCGGATTCAGAGGTCCTTCTCGATGCCTCCGAGAACTGTCTCGCGGCCTTTAATGCGAATGTCACCTGTCCCGCGCTCACGGGGGAATTGTTCAGCAGCCCGTTCTTCGAGTTCAACCGGAATACTACCTGGCTGGACCTTGTCTGCGCAACTTCATGTCGCGAATCCCTGCAGGAACACCGCAACAACGTCAGCACTGCCTGTACAAGTGCGCGGTACTATGATGAGTTCGAAAAGACAACCTGGCAGCCCTGGTATCCCGATGACTACATGATCTATTCGCACGATATCGCATGCATGACCCGAAG TGACGGTCAGCTTTGCAATGCATATTTCTGGGAAACCGGTCCCCCAGAGTCGGACTGTGATGAGTGCATGCTCAAGATTGTCCACCGCCAAGTGAACTCGCCGTTCGCGGGCGACGAGTCGGACAGGGCGCATTTCTCATCCGCGACGGAGGCCTGCCAGGCCACCGGGTATCCAGCCACCGTCGCAACCTCGCTGTTGATTAGCAC GCCGACGCCGACAGCGACTGGTTGCACCGGAACGATGTACTCCATTAAGCCCACCGATGACTTCTACTCCATCCCCAAATCTCAGTCCGTGGGAACGGACCAACTGCTTCGCTCGAATGGGTTGTCCTACGTGCAGGACAAATTCCCGACTACGGGCACGCTGTGTATCGAAAACAAATGCCAGACACACGTGCTGGCGCCGAACGACACCTGCGCCTCGATTGCGGCCGCTGCTGATATCTGGCAGGTGCAGCTCCTGACGTGGAATCCTAACATCAACCCTTTCTGCAG TAATTTGGAACGTTTTGTGGGAAACACGTTCTGCATCAGTAACCCTCTGGGTAACTATAGCCTCCCTGATTCTCCAGTTGTGACGCCTATGCCCACGCCAGA GCCCGTCCCGGATAATATTGGTCCCAATGACAACGCCCGATGCGGTCGATACTACGCCATTGTGGAGGGTGAGGATTGCGCCATGATTACCGTCAAGTTCAACATTGGCCTTAACGACTT catcttcctcaacccGGACGTGAATGCCAACTGCACCAACTTATGGCTCAACTACAGCTACTGCGTTCAGCCCGTGGGTGAGATCTCCACCTATCCAGGATACTTACCCGGTCCCACGGCGACACGGCCGCCTTTCACAGCGGGCCCCAGCACGTCTATCCCCTGGTACGATCCGGAATCAACGCAGGATGCCGACCTGCTGGTCATCCCGCTGGCCAACTTAACCCGCACAGACTGTTGGGACTATATCTGGATCAACAGTACCGACCCGGATCAGTTAGGCTGCTGGGACTATGCATGGGCTGCTGGCGTTGAGCCCGATCAATTTGCCCTGTGGAATCCGTCCATTGACCAGAACGCGGAGGATAGTTTGGAGCCGACGTACGACTACCATTGTACCTTGACTCCGTCTGTTTCGTATTGTATTGGTTTAGCGAGCCCGACTCCTG CCCCCGCACAAACCGCCAGCGCGCCCGTTCCGCGGGCCTCAGGCGAAATCAGCGACTGCGTCTGGTGGACCTATACAGTCCAGGGTCTAAGCTGTGAAGATTTACTTTCCAACCTCGGATTGACAATCGACGTCTTTTACCAGATGAATCCATCTGTCAAGGAAGACTGTACCGGCCTGGCTGTGGGCACTTACTACTGCGGATCCACCCTTTCCATGGGCATTCTCgcagatgacgaagatgacgagaACCCCctctccaacaccaacatctccaccgccaaccccaaccaccacGCCGGGGGGTTCGTCACCCCTACTCCTATACAG GAGGGAATGGTATCCAACTGTGTTGAATTCTACCTGGTCGTAACAGACGATGACTGCTGGTCAATCGCAAACGATCACTCCATCAGCCAGGCCGATCTTTACGCCTGGAACCCTGCCGTCGGCAATGACTGCGCCGGGCTGTGGCCAGACTACTATATCTGTGTCGGCGTGGAAGggaccaccaccagcacccCAACTTCTACTGCTACGCCGACGTCTACCGAGCCGGGATCCCGGAGAACTGTAATAAGTGGATCATGCAGCAAGACGGGGTGTTTTGCTATGACATGGCGGCGAGCGCAGGAATCGAGCTGCAGGAACTGTATAAGTTGA